TTTgctctgttttttatttttccattccAACAATGGAGGCCAAGCTTCTTACAGCTTCCTCCTCTTCTTCAGTCATTCCTTCTCTTAATGTCCCCAAGCGCTCCCAACCCACCTGCCTTTTTTCTGTCAAGACCAGAAAAACCTCTACTTTAACGGTTTTCTGTTCCAGTTTGCAGGAGAAACGTGTGCCTCCTCTCAATGCTTCCTCCAGCTTAATTGGGTATGATTAAAGATACCCTTTTGGttaatttgattgttgtttCAGTTTGGCTTTAATTTGTCCTGCTTTTTGGAGTTGGctttgttgattttgatttattgtgTAAGTCTTTCAAAGTTATGATCTTTACTGTATTTCTACATGTAATGGATGGTTCAATTTAATTGGGCGTGCATAATCTTCAATGTTAAGATACCTTAGAGTTAAAATTCGATTATTGTTTCAGTTTGGCTTCAATTTGTCTTTGTTAATTTGGATTGATATATTGAGCAAGTCTTTCAAAGTTGTGATCTTtagcatattttttttcaagcaGTGGATGGTTCAATACAATTATCGGAtgcataatatttaattttgattgtttcATTTGTTGATCCAAGGTGGGAGATATGAATAGATCCGTTCTAATATTATGTCATGATTTATTTCCTGTATTTATTTTGTGGGTGTGTATGGTTATGGCCAGGGGCTTGTTTGATTCTTTATGTCTTTTCaggatggtttttttttttttttttggcttagtCTAGGCTCCATCCATGTACTTGGATCTTATAATTCATATGAATGTTTATGTGTCTTTGTGTTCTTGCATCTCTTAAGCACAAATTTCTGTGCTAGGTCATTTGCTGTGTTGTATTAACACATCTGTTTGGCCCGTTCAGCCAATTTTATGTGTAGAGTACATTGCCTTTGAAGAAAGGAAGCACGTGTTTAAATTGCTTGCCTTGGCACCACCCATATGCTTGGTTGTGAGAACACGTGTGAATATTTATGTGTCTTTGAGTTCTTGTATTATTTAAGTATCAATTTTGTGTAGGGTTATTTGCTTTGATGTGTTAATAGAACTGTTTTGCCACTGTGCCTAATATGTAGAGTACATTGCCCTTGAGAAAAAGGAATGCTTAACAGAGCATGTGTTTTCACATTATGAAGAATCACACTATGATAATGGTTACATACATAAGAATCCACGTAATTACTCACTTCATTTTCCTGTGCAAGAAATCCAAAATCATAGAATGGAATCAGATGTCTATAATTGGTCAATTTTCTTGAGGCTTACATGTTTCTTCCTCGTGAAAATCACATCTATAAGGCTGTTGGATGATTTTGAACACTGTAGCATTGAATGGCAGTAAACATGGTTTATAATCTGTCTTCCTTCCTGTGCAGGTCATCACGAAGACATAAAAGGGTTGATGAGAGTGAGAACTTGACACTAGAGGGCATAAGAAGTTTTTTAATCCGACAAGAGGACAGCATTATATTTAGTCTTTTAGAGAGAGCTCAATATTGTTATAATGCAGACACATATGACCCTAATTTTTTCAACATGGATGGTTTCGAAGGCTCTTTGGTGGAGTATATTCTCAAAGAAACTGAAAAGCTTCATGCCAAGGTTGATTAACTCTTTTCCAATTTACCTTATTTTTCTTCACTTGTCAGCGAATTAACGGTTTACTGAAGTGAAAAACAATGATTTAGAGGGAGGTGTAAATGGAAAGAGCGAATGAAAATTTATGTCATTACAGTTCTGAACAATTTGATTACATGTCAGTTGGGCAGATACAAGAGTCCAGATGAGCATCCTTTCTTTCCAGATGAACTGCCCGCCCCAGTCTTGCCACCTCTGCAATACCCTAAGGTAGGATGTAAGATATATtggaaatatcattttattgttttcgCGCAAACATTTTAGTGCTCTTATTTCCATCTTATTGATGTGGGTTTTTGTTTCTGATCTGGGTTTAACCTCTTCCGTTTTTGCAATATAACAGGTACTACATCCCATCGCcgatttaatcaatataaatgataaaGTGTGGGGCATGTACTTTAGAGATATCATCCCTAGGTTAGTGAAGGAAGGAGATGATGGCAATTGTGGATCAACTGCTGTTTGCGATACAATGTGCTTGCAGGTAAGCATATAAACTAATTCATTTATGTTTAAAGTGGTTTTTTATTAGTTTGAATGAGTGGACCttggaaataaattttaactgaGACATTTACACTTATCTCAAAGATAAAATgtcaacaaatttgattttgaggTGCTCAGTGGCATGGACAGGAAAGCAACTATTTTCCTGAAAATCAAATGTTctgaactttttttttccaCCCTTTGTGTTTTCTTGTGCCTGTACACTTCGAATGCTACACAATTCATGAATTTCTCAAAAGACTTGTCTTTCTTCCACCGTTTGTGGATCTTGGTTTTCCACATCTTCAACTTCAAATGCTACACGATTCATGAATTACTCAAAAGACTTGCCTTTCTTCCCATTCATTTACATTGCTTCCTTCTTTCCTTAGGCTTCAGGCCGAAAGTGTTTTATGCATCATGCATCAGTGATCTGTTGTGTTCATAGAATCCATGGCCACTTCTGTTGAAATCTTGATTCCATCCAATGAATAGACTCATTGTGTACACCCAGTGACACAAAGCACTGTAGTAAACATAGTTGTGGTTGATAAATAACTTGTGAGGCCACTACATCATTTTATTCACAACACCATGCACTTGCATATTAGTTTTGTATTCTAAAAACAGTGGTCATTCCTTGGCAAGTTTTCTTATTCTTGAATGCCGACTACTTGTATTCCTTTGTAAATGCAGGCATTGTCAAAGAGAATTCATTACGGTAAATTTGTCGCAGAGGCAAAATTTTCAGCAGATCCAGAAACTTACAAGGCTTCAATAATAGCACAGGTTTAGTACTTTCTTAAACTCTTTCTTACTACACTTCTCCACCACTACTCTTTTGGTAATATTCTTGATTATCTGTGGATATTGGCTTTCTGCAGACTAATATTTCCTTTTCTGTGAATTTTGCAGGATCGAGATAAACTGATGAGTATGCTGACATACCCAAAAGTTGAAGAGGCAGTCAAAAGGAGAGTAGAAATGAAAGCCAGAGCATATGCACAAGAAGTCACCGGGGATTTTGAAGTAAATGGAGTAGAGCTGATGTTTAAAATAACTCCAAGCTTGGTTGCAGATCTCTATGATGACTGGATCATGCCCCTCACAAAGGAAGTCCAAGTAGAGTACTTACTGAGAAGGTTGGACTAAATAGCTATGGAGTTTCAATAGTTTTCAGTTATAAAATACAGATCTGCAAACCCTTTTGGGGATAATGGTGTCACTGATTCTTGCATTTTGTAAATTAAAGATGCATGTAAAAAAAACCTGAGATGCACTTTATAGTGTATAATAATACATTGTATGCACAGTGTTTGCATTTAAGGGGTGGATTTGAGCCAGCTCCACTTGAACAAGCTCAAAACAAGTTTCGTTTAtacgagcttgagcttgagcttgagagTGTTCGGTTAGCAAGGTTGTGAGCCTAGCAAAAATCAAGTTGAGTAagttaaaacaatgtcattttgattaatacatatcaaaatgacattgtttggATGATTTTGGCTCAGCTATAGTACTGAGCTGAGCTCAATTCGAACCCACTCTTAATTCTTCCTATGTAGATGACGttgattttatgaaataagTGCATTACATTTTGTGTGTTGGATTTGATATATTGCTTGTTTGCTGTTGGAGTTTGAAGGAGAATTACACAATGAGCTCAAAGGAAATATGTAAAACATTGATGTAAACTAGCTAAATCCATGTGAAAAATATTTACTCTTGAAAATCTTAGTGAAAAATGTAAACAAAACCTCCATTTTACAAGCCACATATTAAATCTTGGGTCTAAAAAGCAGAATTTGTATAAATCTAATTtctaaaaagtaaaatttgtataaatctAATTTGAAAGTGTTAGTATGGTCAAATTCTTCCTTAGTTAAACTTATTTCACCAATAAAAACCTTTATGGAGAAAGATATGAAGGTCATGTTTCCCAAACCCTTTAACTTCTAACAAAAACCATTGACTATTcttggtctttttttttttttttttctctttttgtttctttcaccTCCTTTTCTCAAAACCACActatctttaacaaaaattcaCAACAGATGAATAAATGcactttttattcaattattagtcttttatttatttttttcttcttgttaaatttatagataatatatttataataaaattatgtgtagttatttataaatatataaataatatgtcatatcatttataaacttaattatatactaaaaaatatgtgtatattgtacaaatatttatacattagtggtttatgataattttaccaGGACACCAATACTCATACACAAGAAAATGGGTTATTGATTGTgggcttttgttttttttttatcaggCAATTGCTTCACCAGACAAAACCTAACCACACAACTACCAAATCCATCTTTATTTTGGAAACAAAGATAATTATTTTGCATTGTTCTAGAGAAATCAAGATGCTTATTGCTGTGTCACATTCATGTGCCTCACATTAGATATGATTGTGACCCAAATTCAGCCTGGCCCTCATTCCTGTTTTTGTCAAAAGAGGTTCATTTGTCCCACAAGGTTTCTGCACCCTCTGTCTGTCACACTaccatccaaaaaaaaaaaacccatctgaaaacacaaaaactaactcattttaaaaataaaaaacatgagAAAATGCCCATAAAGGTAATTTGATTGACAAAGACAGAggtattcaaataaaaaattatgacatgAAAACTCACATAAgacatatcaagattaaattttttattaaattaacttaTATAATACTGTAGTTATAAGTGatagtttaatttaagtaaaaaaattttatcaatagaAAAGATTGTAAACAATCCGgatacaaatataataagttgATGGTATCAGATGTTTGGATGGTTCTACAAAAAAGGCAAATTTGAGTCGAGCTCAAACAATAGCCACTCAAGCTCCACTTGATTTCAGAAtaatcaactcaaattcaaactcaaattgacttGGATGATGAATAATGCGTTGGTAAAGAAGAATAGCTGTGTAAAAAGAACTAtcgagaagaaaaaaaaattgtcaaaggATAAAAAGAATCAccaatgaagaaaaagaaaagcttttATATAAACCGATGAATCCTTTgactcaaaccaaactgaagCTTTAGCTCACGTTCACTTGTTTAAGTCAaatattgattcaaattataaaatcttccTAACAtaacctttattttattttactctttgttttttctttctagtCCTTTCCCCATATAATTTGCAGTGAAGATTCTACAgttataaaaaaactaaagtacTGTGAAAGTTGCAGAGATAGCACAGCAGGGGAAGTTCGAATAAAACACACAAGAAAAATGTCAGTTAATAAACAGACATCAAAGGTTCGTGGGTTAGACCTCCATTTGGTCGATCATCCATAAATATGCTTTTGATTTTAAAACTCCTGCAAAATGTATCAAGATTAAACTCTAACATAGACTCAAAGTTCTGCTGTCATTGGACTCAAGATATTCCTACTTAGCACAATATTACTAACGgtttgaaaaagtaaaaaagtgaaaagaataCCCACAAAAGAATTGAAAGGTTTGTCTAGAGTTAATGTAGCTAATGCTTGTCATCTTTGGCTTCGAGAAGaaagtactaatttattaaaacttgCTGCACAAAGTTAAACATTATTTGAGCCTAAGATTATAGGTTAGAAAATGAGGTGACTTTCTATTATTCAATTGCATTTTGAGAATAAGAAAAGCAAGCAAGATGAATATGGTTACGTTTTCTTTCAATATCATGCATTGTTGTGAAAATTGGATTGTTTGTCGAAttcatttgttttgattaagaCTTAATAACTAGATTAGTCCAAGTTAACCtcaattttccttcaaatcATTATGTCAATGTCAAAGTAAAATTTAGAATTCCGACCATAAACCACAAGAACGTGAGATTATAAGTtaaaatgacatatcattagATGATATAAGTGAGATTCTTCTACTCACCTCGTAACCGTTAGtgccataaataaattaacaaaaatattttttacatttatcaTTCCTGTTAACAGTTTGACTACAACAGAAAAAGCCACCAGCTTTGTGTGTTGTCTTGACCATTTTGATAACCCCATAAAACCCTTCAAACACTCGAACTTGCATAAactgaaagagagagagagagagagagagagagggaaaatGACTGTGGCACTAAAAATGGTGATGGGGGTTGCACTAGTGTTGGTATGGGACATGGTGGTGATGGTTCCTGAGGTGGCTGCAACCAGGTGGACTGTGGGAGCTAACCACGGCTGGACTACTGGTGTGAACTACACAAGTTGGGCTCAAGACAAGCACTTTATCAATGGAGATTGGCTCTGTAtgcttcctctttctttatctCTTTGCAGCTTTTAGTTTTAGTTCTTTGCATGGATTTAGCTTTAGAtctgttggtttttttttttttttcatgtgaaaGTGGTTTGAACCTTACACTGTTTGGCTTTAGATTTTCTTTTAATGGAATCTAAAAGATctgttatttttttccttccattGTAGCTTTTTCACTTTCTCCTTTGCCATAGGTGTTTTTGTGGAGCTGGATTGCTTATGTTCTTGATTAATTCTAGTCCAAATCTTGCTGCAAAAGAGTTAGATCCAGAAATGGGTTGTGCTGAAACTAAGCTTTTAGTTTAAGATTATGTGCTTCTTCTTTGTTCTGTGTTAGTCATTTGCAGCTCTTTAAGTTTCATTGCGCAGCCCTGTTTAGTTGCTGAGAGAAGGAATTTTTGCTGAAGATGAGCTCCATATTTAAGGTTGATTTCTCCAGTAATTTGTAGCATTTATTCTGCTGGATTACCCAGatctgaaatttttttccttatacCTTCTTTGTAGATGAGCTCTCCTTTACTTTACTGAACTTTCTTGAGTTTACTATTCTGGCAAGTAAAAAAAAGGTCACTTATTAGCATTTTAGTTGAAAAGGTTTCTTCTTCACTCTTTTTAGTTCCTTTCTTGTTAGTTACACTCTGCTGACTTTCAAATAGGGTTGAATTCAAGCTGAACCCTTTGTTCTCAGTGTTAACCAACTCAGTTGATAGCAGAACTGCAATTTAGGCAAGCAAAGATTCATTTTATGGCCTCATTGGCCTTAAATTTGCCaacattttttactatttaaccAAATGCAGTAATTTCAAAGGTTCACAGATCATATTTGTCGAGCGTTTGTCATTGGAAACATTTGAATTATGCTTGAATATGGCAAGGTTGCTTTCTTTGCTATGACTGATTTAGATTTGAAACTTGTTCTGCTTTTGAACCGTTTCTTGCTGATTGGTCATGCTTGTTTTCCCCAGTTTTTGTATATGACAGGAATCAGATGAACGTGCTCGAGGTGAACAAGACAGACTATGAATCATGCAACTCCGATCACCCACTTCACAGCTGGACTACCGGAGCTGGGAGAGACGTGGTTCCGCTTAATGTGACCAGAGATTACTACTTCATTAGTGGCAAGGGCTTCTGCTATGGCGGTATGAAACTAGCTGTCCATGTCGAAAACCCACCTCCTCCTCCTGTAGCCTCCCCGGTTGAAAGTGGCTCTCCATCAATCTACCAAGACAAGCTTGTTTTACCAGCTCTTTTTGCCCTTGGTGCCCTGTGGAACGCCCTCATCCGTTTCCCGTGACCATACTAAGCTAGCAACATTTATCAGGATACCGCATTCTGCACAAGCATTCCTTAACCAAATTGTGAAAGGAATTGAGTTGTCTTCCTCTTCatttttcacaaattttcttAATGACCAGAGATGTTTGAATTGAACAATGTTATGGTTGATGTTGAGAAAAGACACTTgaagatttgattttatttattgggGATTTCAATCTGTCTTTCGCCTGCATAAGTTATGGAACATTACATGCATCATGTTCTAATGCTGTAAAATATAACGATTGATTGAGGAAGTTATCATTGcctattttatacataataggttgtctttcttttttcaaggTGTAAATGTCAAATGGGCGGGGCCACGGGAGTGCAGGATTTTAGCTGGTCCACTACTTTAGTGGGCTCTACTAGGGCTGGGCCCAGTAATttgcataaaattatttaaaaaattaataaatacatacaataataattagaatataataaacttatttttttaaattaacggTCGGTCTAACCTTATATACATAAGGTCGAACCATAAGCTTTATGTATTTTGTGAGCCCCCGGCTCAACCCTACGTCCGTAGCATTGACATCGAGATAAAATATTACGTGGGAccatgttattaatttttttttaaatagaaaatttggtagaataataatatgaaaatataattttttgtctttttttttctatataagctagtattttaatataataaaagtaaatgataatgcaaatatataattaaatatatttagatcatcatacataaaatttataatctaataaaCTTCGTTTATAAGGAAACCGAATGATGTGTCCTCTAAAATCTAACGAACTTTTGTAAGGAAATTAGATGATTGTGGGATCTCGAAAAAGTAGGAGGTAATTACTATCCCATAATGACATAAAATAAACGTGGAAGATGATATTGTAGTAATAGCACACAAAAGTGGCATGTTAAAGAGATCATTCGAAACGATTAAAACTAACAAGAGTCTCCCCTCTCAATATTTTTGGATAAAACATTTTCTATTCatgattttaaatatagattGAACCGATCAGTTTGATCAATTAGACTATCACTTATCAGTAAAAAAATAGTTCTGATTTTCTTGAAAACCGTTATTGGAGTTATAATGGAatagatcaaattaaattagacAGTTCAAAAGGTTTAACTAAGTAAAAAGAGGTGATCCAAAaccttatttatcaatttaaagtATATGAATCgttaaaccaaatttattttaataataaaataaaataaattatatatttaataataaattatataaaatcattttaaatatgatttttaaatagttaattaattcaaatatcgATCAAATGGTTCAATTATTGATTGGATCCAATCACCTCTTTCATTAGGTCAATGTCCAATCTAATACTTTCAGATTAACATGTATAATCGTTAATTATATAACTAATCGCTTGTTCAACACAATTCTCATAGATCCGAGTAAGGCGAATCCTACTGCACAgcagaaatttttaaaaattagatttaaaaaaataaaattatataaaaataataaaacaaagacAGTGTTAAAAGCGTGACAGCCCTAAAGCCGTTTGTTATTACAAAACAATGACACGTGTCAAAAGCCAACTCATGAACAACTTTAATTACCAAATATGCAACAGCCGAATACTAAATCAAACCACTGACAAAAAAATTCGCAGAGATTTGTATTGTATGAATTTTATCAAGAGAGTGAAACTGACTGAAAGACGGTGAAGCAATGGAGGGGGGTTtctgtaaaaaaataaagttgagGCTCTGGATTCTCAGAACTCTCGTGGTTATGGCGGTTACGTTGCGATGTGTTGTGGGCAGTAGCAATCTTCATCGTGTTGGCGACAAGATGGGTTGGGCTCCGAATGTCAATTTCTCTGAATGGTCTAGCCGTGAGCGTTTCTTTACCGGAGATTGGCTCCGTAATCTCTTTCTCCTTCTCGTTTTCAATTTCTTGTTAATGTTGCTTCTTTGTTTGTGTTCTTGATGTTTGTGGTATGTAGAGGTGTCAATAGGGTTGGGGTTCGGAAAGGGGTCCAACCCGCACTAGAGGATGCCAAACCCGGGCCATAGGCCTTTTAGGTCAGGCTATCCATCTTATGCATCTCTTGGGTTTACCTGATCCAAAAGCCTATTACTGTAGTAAGCTTTAGGCTCGGCCCAACCTATAGACACCTCCACTAGTATGATATcccttttgaaat
The genomic region above belongs to Mangifera indica cultivar Alphonso chromosome 15, CATAS_Mindica_2.1, whole genome shotgun sequence and contains:
- the LOC123197405 gene encoding lamin-like protein, giving the protein MTVALKMVMGVALVLVWDMVVMVPEVAATRWTVGANHGWTTGVNYTSWAQDKHFINGDWLFFVYDRNQMNVLEVNKTDYESCNSDHPLHSWTTGAGRDVVPLNVTRDYYFISGKGFCYGGMKLAVHVENPPPPPVASPVESGSPSIYQDKLVLPALFALGALWNALIRFP
- the LOC123198262 gene encoding chorismate mutase 1, chloroplastic: MEAKLLTASSSSSVIPSLNVPKRSQPTCLFSVKTRKTSTLTVFCSSLQEKRVPPLNASSSLIGSSRRHKRVDESENLTLEGIRSFLIRQEDSIIFSLLERAQYCYNADTYDPNFFNMDGFEGSLVEYILKETEKLHAKLGRYKSPDEHPFFPDELPAPVLPPLQYPKVLHPIADLININDKVWGMYFRDIIPRLVKEGDDGNCGSTAVCDTMCLQALSKRIHYGKFVAEAKFSADPETYKASIIAQDRDKLMSMLTYPKVEEAVKRRVEMKARAYAQEVTGDFEVNGVELMFKITPSLVADLYDDWIMPLTKEVQVEYLLRRLD